AAGTAGACTTGATGATCGCCGTCACGGACCTCGAGCCGCCCCACAACGACTGAATTGACATGGATGTCATCCAGAGGACGAAACGGAGATAGCGGCTCGGGTGAGAGCTTCAGCAGCTCTTCATGATTCTCAGCATTGCCCTCAGGCTTGGACGCCGAAGCAGCGTCCAGCGTCAGGCCGTATCCGGATAGCGGCAAAGACTTCAGAAAGCTGCGCCGTGTTGTCATCGAGCCTCAGCGTCCCAGAGTGCTGGGTCTCTGAACTATAGCCTTTCGGCGGAAACTCTCGTCCTGAAACGGACCCTAGTTGCCGTAGTGATGAATCACAGCACGCCGTGCGCGTCCGTGGCGATGCACCGCTGCTGTCCGCAGACGTCCCTTACCCCGCGTGCTTTCGCCGAAAGACCACGTCCGTACCGGCCCCACATCCACATGGACGAACTGCGAGACGGGATAGTACCCCACGCCCCCGGCCTCGAAGGACTCGGCCGTGTCGCGAAGCTTCGCGGTCTGCACGCCGGGGACGCGAATGTCGATGGCCTTCGCTTCCATGTGCTGGCTGTGCTCGGCAACCCCGCTGGAGGCGCTGCCATGCCGCAGGAAGGCGTTGCTCCAGGGTGTGCGATAGCCACAGACGATGTCGATGATCCCGTTCGGCTTGCCCAGCCGCGCCATGATGGAGTGCAGCAGGTCGAACTCCTTCACGTCGTAGTGGCTGGCGTCGTCCGTCCGGTGGTCGCGCAGGAAGTGGTTCAACTGCGCCAGCGCCTCCGGGATGTAGGTGTCTCCGATGCGGTAGACCACGTCAAGGCTTTCGCCCGTATGCAGATGATGCAGATGCAGGCTGTACACCTTGCCCGCAAGAGTTGAAGAGCCCATCAACAGCGAATCTGACGGCGAAGCCCCGGCAACTGCCCCCACTGCAGGAAGCTCAACCGATTGCCCCTTCGCGCTCCCGCCTGATACAGCCAGCGAGAGAACACCGATCAGCCCCGCCATGTAGAGTCTTGTTGCAAAACGCATCCGCACGCCCCAAATTGAGTCTCGCGAATGACAAATGCAAATCGCCATTCACTCCTTTCAGTTTACCGCAGCGTAACCTGGGCCAGACCTGGGGTTTGTAACACTTTCGTATGCAATCGGGTTCCCCTTCGGGAAAGCCATATTCCCCCGCAATTCGTCAATTTTTCTTAACATCCGTGGAATCGATCGCTGCTTCGACGTTTCCCTGCATCATACGGTCTGTAGCCTGTCAGACATTCTTTCTCAATGGGACGCCCGCAGGCCGATTCAACAGGAGATTTCATGAAAACCATCTTGTGGGCAACCACGCTCGCTGTGGCATCGGTAGCAACGATGCCGATCCATGCAGAAACCAAGCTGTCTGACCTGAACGACCGTCTCGCAGCCGCGACACAGGTTATCCATGAGATCCAGGCGACCCCCGATGGCGGCATTCCGGACGCAATCGTCAGCGACGCAACCTGCATTGCCGTTATCCCCAGCGTCAAGAAGGCCGCCTTCATCGTTGGAGCCTCGTACGGCCAGGGTGTCGTCACCTGCCGCACGCCCAAGGGCTGGAGCGCGCCGGTGTTCATCCGTCTCGCAGGCGGAAGCGTCGGCTTCCAGATCGGCGGCCAGGCGACCGACCTCGTTCTGGTCGCGGTCAACGACAAGGGCTTCCAGGACCTTCTGAAGTCGAAGTTCAAGATTGGCGCTGACGCCGCTGCCGCAGCCGGTCCGGTTGGCCGCAACGCCGCCGCAGCCACCGACTGGAAGCTGAACGCGGAGCTGCTCACCTACTCGCGCTCGAAGGGCCTCTTCGCCGGCATCGACCTGAACGGCGCAGTCGTCTCGCAGAATACGGAAGACACCGACGTCTTCTACGGCGGCACCGCGAAGCCGTTTGAAGAGATCCTGCATGGTGCGATCGCCGTTCCCGCGGGCGCGAAGGCCTTCGTCCGCACCGTGGCCCGTTACTTCCACGCTGTAAAGTAATCCGGATACCATCCCCCAAAGGCCGCATGGGCTCAGCTCATGCGGCCTTTGTGCGTGGACAGGCAAGCCCGCATCAAGCGGCTTTGTGGCACCCTAGAGTCATGACCTTCGATCCCATCCAGCTCCGCGTTCTGGGCGCGCTTATCGAAAAAGAGATCACGACGCCGGAGAACTATCCGCTCTCGCTGAACTCGCTGATCTCCGCCTGCAACCAGCGTTCGAGCCGCGAGCCCGTCCTCGATCTCACCGAAGATCAAGTTCGCCAGGCCGTACACTCGCTGGAAGACATGGGGCTCGTGTCTCCTGTGCGCGACGCCCGCGTGCCCAAGTACGAGCACCGCATCCGCACCGTACTCAACCTTCGCCGCGACGAGACGGCGATCCTCTGCCTGCTTCTACTGCGAGGCCCGCAGACGCCCGGAGAGCTTCGCGGCCGCGCCGACCGCATGTACAGCTTCGACGACATTGCCGCTGTCCAGTCCACGCTGGAGCGCATGGCGAATCGCAGCGCTTCCGCGCCGGATAGCACTTCGGAGCAGTCGACGCCGTTAGTGGTTCAGCTCGCCCGCCAACCCGGCTCCCGCGAGTCGCGCTACGCGCACCTTCTTGGCGGCCCGGTCGCCTCCGCTCCGCAACCGAGCACTTCGTATGCCTCCGACCGTTCCTTCGCCGCCAAAAATTCTTCCGAAGACGAGCATCTGTCCGCGCGCATCCAAGCTTTAGAAGCGGCACTTATGGCGCTGGAGGCGCGTGTCGACGCCATGGAGAAAGCCAAGCTCGAAGATTCAACCGAAGAGCCGCCGCCAGCGTAGAATCCTGCTACTTCGTCTATGCTGGGTACGGAAGCGATCGAGAAGCGCCGCACATTGGCAGGATTCGCGCACGTATTGAAACTCCGTGGGTACAAGGGCTCTGGCATCGATGGAGAAGTATCCTGCGTTATTTGAATGGAACTCTGCCGACACGACGTCCGCCCGCATGGAGGCGCAGATGACATCCCTGCTGGAGCGGCTATCCGACGGCGTGCTAATGATCGACCGCGAGTGGAGAGTGATCTACGCCAACCCCGCGGCCATGCGCATCAGCCGGCTGCGTCCGGAAGACCTGAACTCCCGCACCCACTGGGAGCTGTATCCCGAGACCGTCGGCACCGTCATCGAGCGAATGTACCGCGACGTCATGAACGGCGGAGAAGATGCGCTGATCGTCTACTACCACGAGCCCTTTGACGTCTGGCTTGATATCCACATCTTCTCCATAAAAGAAGGCATCGCGCTGCACTATAGCGACGTTACAGGCCGTATGCGCGCAGAGCAGGCTCGCGACGAATCCATGCGCAAGCTGGAACAGGTGATGGCAGCGATCACTGACTCCGTCGTCTGCATCGACCGCGACTGGAACTGCACCT
This Granulicella aggregans DNA region includes the following protein-coding sequences:
- a CDS encoding DUF882 domain-containing protein, translated to MRFATRLYMAGLIGVLSLAVSGGSAKGQSVELPAVGAVAGASPSDSLLMGSSTLAGKVYSLHLHHLHTGESLDVVYRIGDTYIPEALAQLNHFLRDHRTDDASHYDVKEFDLLHSIMARLGKPNGIIDIVCGYRTPWSNAFLRHGSASSGVAEHSQHMEAKAIDIRVPGVQTAKLRDTAESFEAGGVGYYPVSQFVHVDVGPVRTWSFGESTRGKGRLRTAAVHRHGRARRAVIHHYGN
- a CDS encoding lipid-binding SYLF domain-containing protein, whose product is MKTILWATTLAVASVATMPIHAETKLSDLNDRLAAATQVIHEIQATPDGGIPDAIVSDATCIAVIPSVKKAAFIVGASYGQGVVTCRTPKGWSAPVFIRLAGGSVGFQIGGQATDLVLVAVNDKGFQDLLKSKFKIGADAAAAAGPVGRNAAAATDWKLNAELLTYSRSKGLFAGIDLNGAVVSQNTEDTDVFYGGTAKPFEEILHGAIAVPAGAKAFVRTVARYFHAVK
- a CDS encoding YceH family protein; its protein translation is MTFDPIQLRVLGALIEKEITTPENYPLSLNSLISACNQRSSREPVLDLTEDQVRQAVHSLEDMGLVSPVRDARVPKYEHRIRTVLNLRRDETAILCLLLLRGPQTPGELRGRADRMYSFDDIAAVQSTLERMANRSASAPDSTSEQSTPLVVQLARQPGSRESRYAHLLGGPVASAPQPSTSYASDRSFAAKNSSEDEHLSARIQALEAALMALEARVDAMEKAKLEDSTEEPPPA